One genomic region from Streptomyces sp. Li-HN-5-11 encodes:
- a CDS encoding PhzF family phenazine biosynthesis protein, translating into MRMRIVDAFTDRPFAGNPAGVLLLDSFPEDDWLQKVALEVNHAETAFAHRLPEGGEADWALRWFTPATEVVMCGHATLATAHVLHTTGAHVGPVRFSTRSGVLVASTGEDGWITLDFPTAPLTPVDVPEGVAAALGAEPRTAFDTGPNVGALLVELADEKTVRGLAPDLKALGAHSSHGLITTARAEDPARGYDFVSRCFFPNVGIDEDPVTGGAHTALAPYWSERLGRSDLTGLQASPRSGLVRTGLRGDRTLLTGRAVTVIEGELLD; encoded by the coding sequence ATGCGCATGCGAATCGTCGACGCCTTCACCGACCGCCCCTTCGCCGGAAACCCGGCCGGGGTGCTCCTTCTCGACAGCTTCCCCGAGGACGACTGGCTCCAGAAGGTGGCCCTGGAGGTCAACCACGCCGAGACGGCGTTCGCGCACCGGCTGCCCGAGGGTGGCGAGGCCGACTGGGCGCTGCGCTGGTTCACACCCGCGACCGAGGTCGTGATGTGCGGTCACGCGACGCTCGCGACGGCCCACGTGCTGCACACGACCGGCGCCCACGTGGGGCCGGTGCGTTTCTCGACCCGCAGTGGTGTCCTCGTCGCGAGCACCGGCGAGGACGGCTGGATCACCCTGGACTTCCCCACCGCCCCGCTCACGCCGGTCGACGTCCCCGAGGGGGTCGCCGCGGCCCTGGGCGCCGAGCCGCGCACGGCTTTCGACACCGGGCCGAACGTCGGCGCCCTGCTGGTGGAGCTCGCCGACGAGAAGACCGTCCGCGGCCTGGCCCCCGATCTCAAGGCCCTCGGCGCCCATTCCTCGCACGGCCTCATCACCACCGCCCGGGCCGAGGACCCCGCCCGCGGTTACGACTTCGTCTCCCGGTGCTTCTTCCCGAACGTCGGCATCGACGAGGACCCGGTCACCGGCGGCGCCCACACCGCCCTGGCCCCCTACTGGTCCGAACGCCTGGGCCGCAGCGACCTCACCGGCCTCCAGGCCTCACCGCGCTCGGGTCTCGTCCGCACGGGGCTGCGCGGCGACCGCACCCTGCTCACCGGCCGCGCGGTCACCGTCATCGAGGGTGAGCTGCTCGACTGA
- a CDS encoding type II CAAX endopeptidase family protein: MQAEPGPVAESFPQERLSRRMLRDETLLVLGLSLGASGVSALISFVGSVTKPGGLKNQAATLNASAAPGRPWLDLAWQLFGIATALVPVALVAHLLLREGRSLRTLGFDRTRPWPDLGRGAAIAAVIGSTGIAFYLAARGLGFNLTVVPEALPGVWWKYPVLILSALQNAILEEVIVVGYLLRRLGQLGWTPGTALVASAVLRGSYHLYQGIGGFVGNMVMGVVFVWLYRRWGRVGPLVVAHSLLDIGAFVGYALLAGKVGWLPTA; encoded by the coding sequence GTGCAGGCGGAGCCGGGGCCGGTGGCCGAATCTTTTCCGCAGGAGCGGCTGTCGCGGCGGATGCTCCGCGACGAGACGCTGCTCGTGCTGGGCCTCTCCCTCGGGGCCAGTGGAGTGTCCGCCCTGATCAGCTTTGTCGGATCGGTGACGAAACCGGGCGGGCTGAAGAACCAGGCGGCCACCCTGAACGCTTCCGCCGCACCGGGCCGCCCCTGGCTCGATCTCGCCTGGCAGCTGTTCGGTATCGCCACGGCCCTGGTCCCGGTCGCCCTCGTCGCGCACCTGCTGCTGCGTGAGGGCCGCAGTCTGCGCACGCTCGGCTTCGACCGTACCCGTCCCTGGCCCGACCTCGGCCGTGGAGCCGCGATCGCGGCGGTGATAGGCAGCACCGGAATCGCGTTCTACCTGGCCGCCCGCGGCCTCGGCTTCAACCTCACGGTCGTGCCCGAGGCGCTCCCCGGCGTGTGGTGGAAGTACCCGGTGCTGATCCTCTCCGCACTGCAGAACGCGATCCTCGAAGAGGTCATCGTCGTCGGCTATCTGCTGCGCCGGCTCGGGCAACTGGGCTGGACCCCGGGCACCGCGCTCGTGGCCAGCGCCGTACTGCGCGGCTCGTACCACCTCTACCAGGGCATCGGCGGCTTCGTCGGCAACATGGTGATGGGCGTCGTCTTCGTCTGGCTCTACCGGCGGTGGGGCCGGGTCGGCCCCCTGGTGGTGGCGCACTCGCTGCTCGACATCGGCGCGTTCGTGGGCTACGCCCTGCTGGCCGGGAAGGTGGGCTGGCTGCCGACGGCGTGA
- a CDS encoding glutamate-cysteine ligase family protein — MGEKVVAGQFDLSDRHRYRDKLRRCLKGLERLLDEKRFDRPKNLMGLEIELNLVGSDGAPRMLNAQVLERIASRDFQTELAMFNLEVNIAPHRLGGRVFDRLGEELRTSLAYAHRKAGEVDAGIAMIGILPTLDRDDLVSSNLSDVDRYMLLNDQIVAARGEDFTLDIDGVEHLTCTSKSIAPEAACTSVQLHLQVTPGRFADVWNAAQAASAAQIAVAANSPFLFGRELWRESRPPLFQQSTDTRPPELQAQGVRPRTWFGERWISSAHDLFEENLRYFPALLPICDEEDPLEVLDAGGVPKLAELVLHNGTVYRWNRPVYDIADGVPHLRVENRVLPAGPTITDVIANAAFYYGLVRALAEEPRPVWTRLPFEAAAANFDAACRHGIDARLTWPRRGRHSGLVETDAVALVRDELLPLAEAGLNAWGVEPADRDLYLGVIEERCRRRVNGAQWQAATFHRALANGLDREAALAATTRRYCELMHLGEPVHTWPVGLPEPVPLG, encoded by the coding sequence ATGGGGGAGAAGGTCGTGGCAGGCCAGTTCGACCTGTCCGATCGCCACCGCTACCGCGACAAGCTCCGGCGGTGCCTGAAGGGGCTGGAGCGGCTGCTGGACGAGAAGCGGTTCGACCGCCCCAAGAACCTCATGGGGCTGGAGATCGAATTGAATCTCGTCGGCTCGGACGGCGCGCCCAGAATGCTGAATGCGCAAGTACTCGAGCGTATCGCCAGCAGGGACTTCCAAACAGAACTCGCCATGTTCAATCTGGAAGTCAACATAGCCCCACATCGATTGGGTGGGCGCGTATTCGACCGGCTCGGCGAGGAGCTGCGGACGTCACTGGCATATGCCCACCGAAAAGCCGGCGAGGTCGACGCCGGAATAGCGATGATCGGAATTCTGCCCACCCTCGACCGGGACGACCTGGTCTCCTCCAACCTCTCCGACGTCGACCGCTACATGCTGCTCAACGACCAGATCGTCGCGGCACGTGGCGAGGACTTCACCCTCGACATCGACGGGGTCGAACACCTCACCTGCACCTCGAAGTCCATCGCGCCCGAAGCGGCCTGCACCTCCGTGCAACTGCACCTGCAGGTCACCCCCGGCCGCTTCGCGGACGTGTGGAACGCGGCGCAGGCGGCCTCCGCCGCGCAGATCGCCGTCGCCGCCAACTCGCCCTTCCTCTTCGGACGGGAGCTGTGGCGGGAGTCGCGGCCCCCGCTGTTCCAGCAGTCCACCGACACCCGGCCGCCCGAGCTCCAGGCGCAGGGAGTCCGGCCGCGCACATGGTTCGGCGAGCGGTGGATCTCCTCGGCCCACGACCTCTTCGAGGAGAACCTGCGCTACTTCCCGGCCCTGCTGCCGATCTGTGACGAGGAGGATCCCCTGGAGGTGCTGGACGCGGGCGGCGTCCCGAAGCTCGCCGAACTCGTCCTGCACAACGGCACCGTCTACCGCTGGAACCGCCCGGTCTACGACATCGCGGACGGTGTTCCGCACCTTCGGGTGGAGAACCGAGTGCTGCCCGCCGGCCCCACCATCACCGACGTGATCGCGAACGCGGCCTTCTACTACGGCCTCGTCCGTGCCCTCGCCGAGGAGCCGCGACCGGTGTGGACCCGGCTGCCCTTCGAGGCCGCGGCCGCCAACTTCGACGCCGCGTGCCGGCACGGCATCGACGCCCGGCTCACCTGGCCCCGCCGCGGACGCCACTCCGGCCTGGTGGAGACCGACGCCGTCGCCCTGGTACGCGACGAGCTGCTGCCGCTGGCGGAAGCCGGGCTGAACGCCTGGGGTGTGGAGCCGGCCGACCGGGACCTGTACCTGGGGGTGATCGAGGAGCGGTGCCGACGCCGGGTCAACGGAGCGCAGTGGCAGGCCGCCACCTTCCACCGGGCGCTGGCGAACGGACTGGACAGGGAGGCCGCCCTGGCCGCCACGACCCGGCGCTACTGCGAGCTCATGCACCTCGGCGAGCCCGTGCACACCTGGCCGGTCGGCCTGCCGGAGCCGGTGCCGCTGGGCTGA
- a CDS encoding DUF5999 family protein → MCQHQPPCPTADSADRESARLVAHHPEQGWSLLCNGVLLFEDTGELLPDGQIIAPHRPMGADRVMTAA, encoded by the coding sequence ATGTGCCAGCACCAGCCACCGTGTCCGACCGCCGACTCCGCCGACCGGGAATCCGCCCGCCTCGTGGCGCACCACCCGGAGCAGGGCTGGAGCCTGCTGTGCAACGGCGTCCTGCTCTTCGAGGACACCGGTGAGCTTCTGCCGGACGGCCAGATCATCGCCCCCCACCGCCCGATGGGCGCCGACCGGGTGATGACCGCCGCCTGA
- a CDS encoding endo-1,4-beta-xylanase, producing the protein MPRTIVRLKLAGVVAAALVAAGVATGPAAQAHDRTPTLAELAHRHGRYFGSATDNPELTDSAYTKILGREFDMITPGNGMKWYATEPQQGVFDWSKGDEIVKLARANHQRVRAHTLVWHSQLPDWLTSREWTAAQLRAVLKKHITAEVRHYRGKVYSWDVVNEAFNEDGTYRETIWYKTLGPGYIADALRWAHQADPHAKLYLNDYNIEAVGPKSDAYYKLAQNLRAQGVPLDGIGFQAHLALQYGYPSTLEDNLRRFARLGLDTALTEVDVRMQLPATDAKLAEQATWYRDLTRACLAVRRCVGVTVWDYTDRYSWIPAVFPGEGAALPWDEQLEPKPAYSALREALGR; encoded by the coding sequence ATGCCCAGGACCATCGTCCGCCTCAAACTCGCCGGAGTCGTCGCCGCCGCCCTCGTGGCAGCGGGTGTGGCCACCGGCCCGGCGGCCCAGGCGCACGACCGGACGCCCACCCTCGCCGAGCTCGCCCACCGTCACGGCCGCTACTTCGGCAGTGCCACCGACAACCCCGAACTCACCGACAGTGCCTACACCAAGATCCTCGGCCGCGAGTTCGACATGATCACGCCCGGCAACGGCATGAAGTGGTACGCCACGGAGCCCCAGCAGGGCGTCTTCGACTGGTCCAAGGGCGACGAGATCGTCAAACTCGCCCGCGCCAACCACCAGCGGGTACGCGCCCACACCCTGGTCTGGCACAGCCAGCTGCCCGACTGGCTGACCTCGCGCGAGTGGACGGCGGCGCAGCTGCGCGCCGTGCTGAAGAAGCACATCACCGCCGAGGTACGCCATTACCGCGGCAAGGTCTACTCCTGGGACGTGGTCAACGAGGCGTTCAACGAGGACGGCACCTACCGCGAGACGATCTGGTACAAGACGCTCGGACCCGGCTACATCGCCGACGCGCTGCGCTGGGCACACCAGGCCGATCCGCACGCCAAGCTCTACCTCAACGACTACAACATCGAGGCCGTCGGCCCGAAGAGCGACGCCTACTACAAGCTGGCCCAGAACCTCAGGGCGCAGGGAGTACCGCTGGACGGCATCGGCTTCCAGGCCCACCTCGCGCTCCAGTACGGCTATCCGTCCACCCTGGAGGACAATCTGCGCCGCTTCGCCCGGCTCGGCCTGGACACCGCGCTCACCGAGGTCGACGTCCGCATGCAGTTGCCGGCGACCGACGCGAAGCTCGCCGAGCAGGCGACCTGGTACCGGGACCTGACCCGGGCGTGCCTGGCCGTGCGCCGGTGCGTCGGTGTCACGGTGTGGGACTACACCGACCGGTACTCGTGGATCCCGGCGGTCTTCCCCGGGGAGGGCGCGGCACTTCCGTGGGACGAACAGCTGGAGCCGAAGCCCGCGTACTCCGCGTTGCGGGAGGCCCTCGGTCGGTGA
- a CDS encoding carbohydrate ABC transporter permease codes for MSARRSGRTLPLHVILVAVGAVMVLPLLYAVLSGFKSTDQLSRNPIGLPKPWVTANYTGILGSGSFWKLLGNSTLIAVATTVIVVAVAALAAFSFARFAFRGREVLFTLFTVGLMFPFAVAALPLFLLLRSMDLLDNPLGVILPQAAFGLPMTIVILRGFFREIPAELEEAATLDGCGPFGFFWRVLLPMARPALGTVSVLAVVASWNNFLLPLLVFNDPKWWTIPIGVQQFQGQYTSDTARVFAYLVLAMVPALAFYSVAERQLVGGLTAGATKG; via the coding sequence ATGAGCGCCCGCAGGAGTGGCCGCACGCTGCCGCTGCACGTGATCCTCGTCGCCGTCGGCGCGGTGATGGTCCTGCCGCTGCTGTACGCGGTGCTGTCCGGTTTCAAGTCCACCGACCAGCTCTCCCGCAACCCCATCGGCCTGCCGAAGCCGTGGGTCACCGCCAACTACACCGGCATCCTGGGCTCGGGCTCCTTCTGGAAGCTGCTCGGCAACAGCACACTGATCGCGGTGGCGACGACCGTCATCGTGGTCGCGGTGGCGGCGCTCGCGGCCTTCTCCTTCGCCCGGTTCGCCTTCCGTGGGCGGGAGGTGCTGTTCACGCTGTTCACGGTGGGACTGATGTTCCCCTTCGCGGTGGCGGCGCTGCCCCTCTTCCTGCTGCTGCGCTCCATGGACCTGCTCGACAACCCGCTCGGCGTGATCCTGCCGCAGGCCGCCTTCGGACTGCCGATGACGATCGTGATCCTGCGCGGTTTCTTCCGGGAGATTCCCGCGGAACTGGAGGAGGCGGCCACCCTCGACGGCTGCGGTCCGTTCGGCTTCTTCTGGAGGGTGCTGCTGCCCATGGCGCGGCCGGCCCTCGGTACCGTCTCCGTCCTCGCCGTGGTCGCCAGCTGGAACAACTTCCTGCTGCCGCTGCTCGTGTTCAACGACCCCAAGTGGTGGACCATCCCGATCGGCGTCCAGCAGTTCCAGGGCCAGTACACCTCGGACACCGCCCGCGTCTTCGCCTACCTCGTTCTCGCCATGGTTCCCGCCCTGGCCTTCTACTCCGTCGCCGAGCGTCAGCTCGTCGGCGGCCTCACCGCCGGCGCCACCAAGGGATGA
- a CDS encoding sugar ABC transporter permease has translation MTSTFLPDERSGPGLVVPRPTPRNRARTRRRLLHWVTAVSFQLPALALFGVLVLLPILFALYASFFRWGGFGMPSDYTGTDNFTRLFKDPVFLGDLWRCLILVVVSLAVQLPFALAMAVLLNQRLRGRAVYRMLFFAPYVLSEVITGVLFSMIFAPGDGLADHLLGDVGLDGLGGGWFSDPSTVLATVFLVMMWKYFGFHMMLYLAGLQSIPAELTEAAIIDGAGAWQRFRHVSLPLLAPTLRISVFLSVIGTIQLFDLVWVITTGGPDHHSETMAVTLFQYGFKRYQVGYASAISVVMFGISLVFALAYQRFVLRRDLEGASTTMRGGGA, from the coding sequence ATGACCTCCACCTTCCTCCCGGACGAACGGTCCGGGCCGGGCCTCGTCGTGCCGCGGCCCACGCCGCGCAACCGGGCCCGGACCCGACGCCGCCTGCTGCACTGGGTCACCGCCGTCTCCTTCCAGCTCCCCGCGCTCGCGCTGTTCGGTGTGCTGGTCCTGCTGCCGATCCTCTTCGCGCTGTACGCGTCGTTCTTCCGCTGGGGTGGCTTCGGCATGCCCTCCGACTACACCGGCACCGACAACTTCACCCGGCTCTTCAAGGACCCCGTCTTCCTCGGCGACCTGTGGCGCTGCCTGATCCTGGTGGTCGTCTCGCTCGCGGTGCAGCTGCCGTTCGCCTTGGCCATGGCGGTGCTGCTGAACCAGCGGCTGCGTGGCCGGGCGGTCTACCGGATGCTGTTCTTCGCGCCGTACGTCCTGTCGGAGGTCATCACCGGCGTTCTGTTCAGCATGATCTTCGCACCGGGCGACGGACTCGCCGACCACCTGCTGGGCGACGTCGGCCTCGACGGCCTCGGAGGCGGTTGGTTCTCCGACCCGTCCACCGTGCTGGCCACCGTCTTCCTGGTCATGATGTGGAAGTACTTCGGCTTCCACATGATGCTCTACCTGGCCGGACTGCAGTCCATCCCGGCCGAGTTGACCGAGGCCGCGATCATCGACGGCGCCGGGGCCTGGCAGCGCTTCCGCCATGTCTCGCTTCCGCTGCTCGCACCGACCCTCAGAATCAGCGTCTTCCTGTCCGTCATCGGCACGATCCAGCTCTTCGACCTGGTCTGGGTGATCACCACCGGCGGCCCCGACCACCACTCCGAGACCATGGCCGTGACCCTGTTCCAGTACGGCTTCAAGCGCTACCAGGTCGGTTACGCCAGTGCCATCAGCGTGGTCATGTTCGGCATCAGCCTCGTCTTCGCCCTCGCCTACCAGCGGTTCGTGCTCCGTCGCGACCTGGAGGGCGCGAGTACCACGATGAGAGGAGGAGGCGCATGA
- a CDS encoding extracellular solute-binding protein → MGDPALSRRGFLAASAATGLAVTALSGCGSGSGDGASGTTTLEWWHINTTEPAKSVWAALARKFEAANPKVKIKIVIVENEAYKSKMTALTAAGKLPDIFQTWGGGVLKQQADAGLVEDLTDRTKDWSDTLLPVAREPYRLDGKVYGVPFDMGMVGFWYNKALFARAGIAAPPATWSGFLDAVRKLKAAGITPIGLGGKDKWPAMYYWAYLAMRSAGLDALRKAADSKDFTGAGFVAAGQHLQELVRLQPFQRGFLGAGYSGPTGQGAAVGNSKAAMELMGQWAPVVERTEGKGIGANLGFFPFPAVDGGKGTLTEVFGGGGGLSLRRGAPQAAVDFLKFFTSATTDRELVQKTGLIPVVKAAEDSLTDPNLKQVDQQLKSATGFQLYLDQAFPPAVGQEVNDSVAALIAGSKSPEQVAQSITKTAKEEQ, encoded by the coding sequence ATGGGCGACCCGGCACTGTCCCGCCGCGGCTTCCTGGCCGCCTCCGCCGCGACCGGCCTGGCCGTGACGGCACTGAGCGGTTGCGGCTCGGGCTCCGGCGACGGAGCTTCGGGGACCACCACGCTCGAGTGGTGGCACATCAACACCACCGAGCCGGCCAAGAGTGTCTGGGCCGCGCTGGCGCGGAAGTTCGAGGCCGCGAACCCCAAGGTGAAGATCAAGATCGTCATTGTGGAGAACGAGGCGTACAAGTCCAAGATGACCGCGCTGACCGCCGCCGGGAAGCTGCCGGACATCTTCCAGACCTGGGGTGGAGGCGTCCTCAAGCAGCAGGCCGATGCCGGCCTCGTGGAGGACCTCACCGACCGCACGAAGGACTGGTCCGACACCCTCCTGCCGGTCGCACGGGAGCCCTACCGCCTCGATGGAAAGGTGTACGGTGTCCCATTTGACATGGGCATGGTGGGTTTCTGGTACAACAAGGCGCTGTTCGCACGGGCGGGAATCGCCGCGCCACCTGCCACCTGGTCCGGCTTCCTGGACGCCGTACGCAAACTGAAGGCCGCAGGGATCACACCCATCGGCCTGGGCGGCAAGGACAAGTGGCCCGCCATGTACTACTGGGCCTACCTCGCGATGCGCTCCGCCGGCCTCGACGCCCTGCGGAAGGCCGCCGACAGCAAGGACTTCACCGGAGCCGGATTCGTCGCGGCGGGGCAGCACCTGCAGGAACTGGTCCGGCTCCAGCCGTTCCAGCGAGGGTTCCTGGGCGCCGGTTATTCCGGCCCCACGGGGCAGGGCGCGGCAGTGGGCAACAGCAAGGCCGCGATGGAGCTGATGGGGCAGTGGGCGCCCGTCGTGGAGAGAACCGAGGGCAAGGGCATCGGGGCGAACCTTGGCTTCTTCCCCTTCCCCGCGGTCGACGGAGGCAAGGGCACGCTTACCGAGGTGTTCGGCGGGGGAGGCGGACTGTCGCTGCGCAGAGGCGCGCCGCAGGCGGCCGTCGACTTCCTGAAGTTCTTCACCTCCGCGACCACCGACCGGGAACTCGTCCAGAAGACCGGGCTCATACCGGTGGTCAAGGCAGCCGAGGACAGCCTCACCGACCCCAACCTCAAACAGGTCGACCAGCAGTTGAAGAGCGCCACCGGCTTCCAGCTCTACCTCGACCAGGCCTTCCCGCCCGCCGTCGGTCAGGAGGTCAACGACAGCGTCGCCGCGCTCATCGCCGGCTCCAAGTCCCCCGAGCAGGTCGCCCAGTCGATCACGAAGACCGCCAAGGAAGAGCAGTAG